The genomic stretch TGGCAGGCCGAGTCATGGGCCGTGGGGCCCGGAAGCAGGCTGAGGTGCGGCGGGACCGCGAGCAGGGGGACCTCCGCGGCGCAGCGGTCCTGGGCCTTCCAGCAGCGGGTGCGGAAGCGGCAGCCGGAGGGGATGTTCGTCGGGGACGGGACGTCGCCCGCGAGGATGATCCGCTCCCGGTGTTCGCGGGCCTCCGGGTCGGGCACCGGGACCGCGGAGAGCAGCGCCTGGGTGTAGGGGTGCGTGGGATGGTCGTAGATCTCGGCGTCCTTGCCGATCTCCACGATGCGGCCCAGGTACATCACGCCGACCCGGTCGGAGATGTGCCGGACGATCGACAGGTCGTGGGCGATGAAGATGTAGGAGAGCTCGAAGTCGTTCTGGAGGCGGTCCAGCAGGTTGATGACCTGGGCCTGGATCGAGACGTCCAGCGCGGAGACCGGCTCGTCGGCGACGATGATCTCCGGGCGCAGCGCCAACCCGCGTGCGATGCCGATGCGTTGGCGCTGGCCGCCGGAGAACTGGTGCGGATAGCGGTTGATGTACTCGG from Streptomyces davaonensis JCM 4913 encodes the following:
- a CDS encoding ABC transporter ATP-binding protein; translated protein: MAEPILEVSGLVKHYPLTTGILFKKQVGAVKAVDGVDFQLDQGETLGIVGESGCGKSTVAKMLVNLERPTAGSITYKGEDITTLSGKALRSVRRNIQMVFQDPYTSLNPRMTVGDIIGEPYDIHPEVAPKGDRRRKVQDLLDVVGLNPEYINRYPHQFSGGQRQRIGIARGLALRPEIIVADEPVSALDVSIQAQVINLLDRLQNDFELSYIFIAHDLSIVRHISDRVGVMYLGRIVEIGKDAEIYDHPTHPYTQALLSAVPVPDPEAREHRERIILAGDVPSPTNIPSGCRFRTRCWKAQDRCAAEVPLLAVPPHLSLLPGPTAHDSACHFAEEKQVVPPEEPSE